One Silurus meridionalis isolate SWU-2019-XX chromosome 10, ASM1480568v1, whole genome shotgun sequence genomic window carries:
- the LOC124392554 gene encoding interferon-induced transmembrane protein 1-like yields the protein MQSTMVPLNSLPGDGRGTGTVIVGIPEPPPDYVVWSIASIFYGNPCCLGLIAYYFSMKARDRKLLGDIAGAQTYASKAYRFNSIALTFIILAMVLSVVMIIMYVNLIFQMTKPGRY from the exons ATGCAGAGCACCATGGTTCCACTGAACTCTCTTCCGGGTGATGGAAGAGGAACAGGAACGGTCATAGTGGGAATCCCAGAGCCTCCACCTGATTATGTAGTGTGGTCCATTGCCAGCATATTCTATGGAAACCCGTGCTGTCTGGGACTGATCGCCTATTATTTCTCCATGAAG GCCAGAGATCGGAAGTTGCTGGGAGACATCGCTGGGGCACAGACATATGCTTCCAAGGCATATCGCTTCAATAGCATTGCATTGACTTTTATTATTCTTGCAATGGTCCTTTCTGTGGTGATGATTATAATGTATGTCAATTTAATATTTCAAATGACTAAACCAGGCAGATATTAA
- the LOC124392657 gene encoding interferon-induced transmembrane protein 5-like, protein MASADPAPQQPVFSFSQPSSRMDNATYSYSSECTPLTNCKSSRKPLGSTVVNMGPATKKPLRDYLVWSLCNTLYVNFCCLGFMALIYSIKARDQKTLGDMRAAQECSDKAKWYNILASGWNLLVPLLFLGVLGLLLVHLGSMQGSFDFFGEEGYQNFMKLFGR, encoded by the exons ATGGCCTCAGCAGATCCAGCACCACAGCAGCCCGTCTTCAGTTTCTCTCAGCCCAGCAGCAGGATGGACAACGCTACGTACAGCTATTCATCTGAATGCACTCCACTCACCAACTGTAAGTCTTCACGCAAGCCGCTCGGCTCTACTGTGGTCAACATGGGCCCTGCAACCAAGAAACCTCTCCGAGACTACCTGGTCTGGTCTCTCTGCAACACCTTGTACGTCAATTTCTGCTGCCTTGGCTTCATGGCTCTCATTTATTCCATCAAG GCACGAGACCAGAAGACCCTGGGAGACATGCGTGCTGCTCAGGAGTGCTCAGACAAGGCTAAGTGGTACAACATCCTGGCATCTGGCTGGAACCTGCTGGTGCCGCTTCTTTTCCTCGGGGTGCTCGGACTGCTCCTCGTCCACCTGGGCAGCATGCAGGGAAGCTTCGACTTTTTTGGAGAAGAAGGCTATCAGAATTTCATGAAGCTCTTTGGCAGGTag